A section of the Leminorella richardii genome encodes:
- a CDS encoding Na/Pi cotransporter family protein, with translation MLTLLHLLSSVALLVWGTHIVRTGVMRIFGANLRRIIGASVSKKSNAFVAGLGVTALVQSSNATALLVISFVAQGLIGLSPALTILLGADVGTALMARVLTFDLSWLSPLLILFGVIAFLSQKKTRVGQVGRAVIGLGLILLALQLIVVSAKPMTEASAVREVFSSLAGDAILALLIGAVFAMLTYSSLAAVLLTATLAATGLVPLNIALCLVIGSNLGSGALAVISSRGQGTIARRLVLGSMLFKVIGCLMVIPWVTMLAQWLKPYEFPAADVVIYFHVIYNLTRCLLMLPLVQPVSRLMERLVPEEPIVEAQLTPRYLDSASLDTPSLALANAVRETLRLGDVVGQMLDGFYQVLQGNAQHKREVSHLKDQSDMLYEAIKLYLARLPQESLSDSDSRRWAEIIGTSVNLEQAGEIIDRMAAEVSSKSLNARRFFSQKGIEDLTTLHGRLVKNLDLAMSVFLSGEVDNARRLRRAKHRFRLLNQRYSLAHVERLHQNNLQSMETSSLHMGLLADMKRLNSLFCAVAYYVLEVQDDEGGEADSSA, from the coding sequence ATGTTAACGCTGCTGCACTTACTCTCTTCTGTTGCCTTACTGGTGTGGGGTACGCACATCGTTCGCACTGGAGTGATGAGGATATTCGGCGCTAACCTGCGTCGGATTATCGGTGCCAGCGTCAGCAAAAAGAGTAATGCCTTCGTTGCCGGTTTGGGCGTTACGGCACTGGTGCAGAGCAGCAACGCTACCGCGCTGCTGGTGATTTCGTTTGTGGCTCAGGGGCTGATTGGCCTCTCTCCGGCGCTGACTATTCTGCTTGGCGCTGACGTAGGCACCGCGCTAATGGCGCGGGTATTAACTTTCGATCTCTCATGGCTGTCCCCTTTACTGATCCTGTTCGGCGTAATTGCGTTTCTTAGCCAAAAGAAAACCAGAGTGGGTCAGGTTGGCCGGGCGGTTATCGGCCTAGGGCTGATCCTTCTGGCGCTACAGCTGATTGTGGTTTCGGCTAAGCCGATGACTGAAGCCAGCGCGGTGCGGGAAGTGTTTTCATCACTGGCGGGGGACGCCATTCTGGCGCTGCTGATTGGCGCCGTATTTGCCATGCTCACCTATTCTAGCCTAGCGGCAGTGCTGTTAACGGCAACGCTAGCGGCAACGGGGCTGGTGCCGCTGAATATTGCGCTATGTCTGGTGATTGGTTCTAACCTAGGCAGCGGTGCGCTGGCGGTGATCAGTAGCCGAGGGCAGGGGACTATCGCCAGGCGGCTGGTATTGGGCAGCATGCTGTTTAAGGTGATTGGCTGCCTGATGGTGATTCCTTGGGTAACGATGCTGGCGCAGTGGTTAAAACCCTACGAGTTCCCCGCAGCGGACGTGGTGATTTATTTTCACGTGATTTACAACCTGACGCGCTGTTTGCTGATGCTGCCACTGGTGCAGCCAGTTTCTCGTCTGATGGAGCGTCTTGTCCCCGAGGAGCCGATCGTTGAAGCCCAGCTTACGCCGCGCTACCTCGATAGCGCTTCGCTGGATACACCGTCGCTGGCGCTGGCTAACGCCGTACGGGAAACGCTACGCCTTGGTGACGTAGTCGGCCAAATGCTGGACGGCTTTTATCAGGTGCTACAGGGCAACGCGCAGCACAAGCGGGAAGTTTCCCACCTGAAAGACCAGAGCGACATGCTGTATGAAGCCATCAAGCTTTATTTGGCTCGGCTGCCGCAGGAAAGCCTGAGCGACAGCGATTCACGCCGCTGGGCGGAGATTATCGGCACCTCGGTGAATCTGGAGCAGGCGGGAGAAATTATTGACCGCATGGCGGCTGAGGTTTCGTCTAAATCGCTAAACGCCCGCCGTTTTTTCTCTCAAAAGGGGATAGAGGATTTGACCACACTGCACGGTCGACTGGTGAAAAATCTCGATCTGGCAATGTCAGTATTTCTGTCCGGTGAGGTGGATAACGCCAGACGGCTGCGCCGCGCCAAACACCGCTTTCGCCTGCTCAACCAGCGCTATTCGCTGGCTCACGTCGAGCGACTGCATCAGAACAACCTACAAAGTATGGAAACCAGCTCGCTGCACATGGGGCTGTTAGCTGACATGAAGCGCCTTAACTCGCTGTTTTGTGCCGTTGCCTATTACGTTCTTGAAGTGCAGGACGACGAGGGTGGGGAAGCAGACAGCTCAGCCTGA
- a CDS encoding YebB family permuted papain-like enzyme → MQAGYPTDYEVGDVVFTCIGHPLFRQISAASLCWSNHVGIIVGHDGSDYIVAESRVPLSSTTTLSRFIERSVDRRYGIRRLSGGLSEDQKKAIVEQVPSRLWKLYHTGFKYDSSRQFCSKFVFDIYRDALEVPIGKIETFDQLLNSNPNAKLQFWNFWFLGSIPWERKTVTPASLWFYPALEPVYSSHPEASEAEPDWYYH, encoded by the coding sequence ATGCAAGCAGGCTACCCTACTGACTATGAAGTTGGCGACGTTGTCTTTACCTGTATCGGTCACCCTCTGTTTCGCCAGATTTCCGCCGCTTCCCTGTGCTGGAGCAATCATGTCGGTATTATTGTCGGCCATGACGGCAGCGACTACATCGTGGCGGAAAGCCGCGTGCCGCTGTCCAGCACCACGACGCTAAGTCGATTTATTGAACGCTCTGTCGATCGTCGCTACGGCATTCGCCGACTCAGCGGCGGACTTTCTGAAGATCAAAAAAAGGCCATCGTCGAGCAGGTGCCTTCCCGTTTGTGGAAGCTCTATCACACTGGCTTTAAATATGACTCCTCACGGCAGTTTTGCTCAAAGTTTGTGTTTGATATCTATCGGGACGCGCTAGAAGTTCCAATAGGAAAAATCGAAACCTTTGATCAACTGCTCAACAGTAATCCAAACGCGAAGCTACAATTCTGGAACTTTTGGTTTCTGGGATCGATCCCCTGGGAGCGCAAAACCGTGACGCCAGCCAGTCTGTGGTTTTACCCAGCGCTTGAGCCGGTTTACAGCAGCCACCCGGAGGCGAGTGAAGCCGAGCCGGACTGGTATTATCACTAG
- a CDS encoding DUF4303 domain-containing protein, with protein MKLQIKRAPTLGHYAEASADDIAQFVKNEVIRFVDAHPNEVFSAFAFDCNVHEEVELNLCLTTSKHLNEILHYYQTGANGAYYLSDAGILSLKYNTGDWKYQCFSSMNCIHDVAYDYFSVNGEEKYRYWIDLLSKVMADFMASPTFADIPKSEGFKVLVYDHEEEPEDSQIRLNAIDNNPFFLLD; from the coding sequence GTGAAATTACAGATTAAGAGAGCGCCTACGTTGGGACACTACGCCGAAGCTTCTGCCGATGACATCGCGCAGTTTGTGAAAAATGAAGTTATCCGTTTTGTCGATGCGCATCCCAACGAGGTTTTTTCAGCCTTTGCGTTTGACTGCAACGTTCACGAAGAGGTTGAGCTTAATCTGTGCTTGACCACTTCAAAACACCTCAATGAAATTCTGCACTACTATCAAACCGGCGCCAACGGTGCCTACTATCTTTCCGACGCAGGGATCTTAAGCCTGAAGTACAACACTGGCGACTGGAAGTACCAGTGCTTTAGCTCGATGAACTGCATTCACGATGTTGCCTATGACTACTTTTCGGTGAACGGCGAAGAAAAGTACCGCTACTGGATAGATTTGCTGTCGAAGGTGATGGCTGACTTTATGGCGTCGCCGACCTTTGCTGATATTCCAAAAAGTGAAGGGTTTAAAGTTCTGGTTTACGACCACGAAGAGGAGCCGGAGGACAGCCAGATCCGCCTTAACGCCATTGATAATAATCCTTTCTTCCTGCTGGATTGA
- the menD gene encoding 2-succinyl-5-enolpyruvyl-6-hydroxy-3-cyclohexene-1-carboxylic-acid synthase, which produces MSMSVFNRRWASVVLETLTRHGVEHVCIAPGSRSTPLTLTAAANKKLTCHTHFDERGLGHLALGIAKVSRQPVAVIVTSGTAVANLYPALIEASLTGERLVLLTADRPPELIDCGANQAIRQTDIFAQHPTATLSLPRPTPDISAAWLTSAVDDAMGGLYQGALHINCPFAEPLYGGDESAYAEWSAALGEWWNDRSPWLASPCEQALRTEPDWPTWRARKGVVVAARLTASQGKAVAEWAKRLGWPILGDVLSSSGQPLPCADLWLNSPQAKGCLAQAEIVIQFGGSLTGKRMLQWQAGCSPKEYWIVDSVRGRLDPANHRGRRMVGDVERWLEAHPATELAPWAPELVSLAEQAQRHVVDSLMERFGEAQFASRLPELLPEGGLFWAGNSLIVRLIDALAQLPVGYPVYSNRGASGIDGLLSTAAGVQRCSGLPMLAVMGDISALYDLNALALLAQATRPTVLVVVNNDGGSIFSLLPTPEAERERFYRMPHGLGFEHAAAMFGLGYAQPESWEALQKAVSTHWQQPNGTLLLELRVAPHDGAHTLQQLVSDAERLSC; this is translated from the coding sequence ATGTCAATGAGTGTGTTTAATCGCCGCTGGGCTTCTGTCGTGCTGGAAACCCTGACCCGCCACGGAGTCGAACACGTCTGCATTGCCCCCGGCTCCCGATCTACACCGCTTACGCTAACCGCTGCTGCGAATAAAAAACTCACCTGCCATACCCACTTTGACGAGCGCGGCCTTGGCCACTTGGCGCTAGGCATTGCGAAAGTTAGCCGCCAGCCCGTTGCGGTGATCGTGACGTCCGGTACGGCGGTGGCTAACCTGTACCCCGCGCTGATTGAAGCAAGCTTGACCGGTGAACGGCTGGTATTGCTTACTGCTGACAGGCCGCCGGAGCTTATTGACTGCGGAGCTAATCAGGCCATCCGCCAGACAGACATCTTTGCCCAGCATCCTACCGCCACGCTTTCTCTGCCGCGCCCGACGCCGGATATTTCCGCTGCCTGGCTGACGTCTGCCGTGGACGATGCCATGGGGGGGCTGTATCAGGGCGCGCTGCACATTAACTGCCCGTTCGCCGAACCGCTGTACGGTGGCGATGAAAGCGCCTACGCGGAGTGGTCTGCTGCGCTGGGGGAGTGGTGGAATGACCGCTCTCCCTGGCTAGCTTCACCCTGCGAGCAGGCGCTGCGTACAGAACCTGACTGGCCTACGTGGCGAGCTCGCAAAGGTGTGGTTGTCGCGGCGCGGCTGACGGCGTCTCAGGGGAAGGCAGTAGCCGAGTGGGCGAAAAGGCTAGGGTGGCCAATTTTAGGCGACGTGCTTTCCAGCAGCGGTCAGCCGCTTCCCTGTGCTGATTTGTGGTTAAACAGCCCTCAGGCTAAAGGCTGCCTAGCACAGGCCGAGATCGTGATTCAGTTTGGCGGCAGCCTGACAGGCAAGCGCATGCTGCAGTGGCAGGCCGGCTGTTCTCCTAAAGAATATTGGATTGTCGACAGCGTTCGCGGTCGGCTAGATCCGGCTAACCACCGCGGTCGCCGCATGGTGGGCGACGTTGAGCGCTGGCTTGAGGCTCACCCAGCTACAGAACTGGCTCCTTGGGCACCGGAGCTGGTGTCGCTGGCAGAGCAGGCGCAGCGCCACGTTGTTGACTCTCTTATGGAACGCTTTGGCGAAGCGCAGTTTGCCAGCCGCCTGCCGGAACTGCTGCCCGAAGGCGGCCTGTTTTGGGCAGGAAACAGCCTGATTGTGCGCCTGATTGACGCGCTGGCTCAGCTTCCCGTCGGCTACCCGGTTTACAGCAACCGAGGCGCCAGCGGCATCGACGGCCTGCTGTCTACTGCGGCGGGCGTTCAGCGCTGTTCTGGCTTGCCAATGCTGGCGGTAATGGGGGATATCTCAGCCCTTTACGATCTTAACGCGCTGGCGCTGTTGGCACAGGCTACCCGCCCGACAGTGCTGGTGGTAGTGAACAACGACGGCGGCTCTATCTTCTCACTGCTGCCGACGCCGGAAGCGGAAAGAGAACGCTTTTACCGCATGCCTCACGGTCTTGGCTTTGAGCATGCGGCGGCGATGTTTGGTCTGGGCTACGCTCAGCCAGAAAGTTGGGAAGCGCTACAGAAGGCCGTCTCCACTCACTGGCAACAGCCAAACGGAACACTGCTGCTGGAGCTTCGAGTAGCCCCGCACGATGGCGCTCACACGCTGCAACAGCTGGTGTCTGACGCGGAACGGCTTTCTTGCTAA